A single Sulfurimonas aquatica DNA region contains:
- a CDS encoding LPP20 family lipoprotein, translating into MKYILAFMILLSLSISSYAKDGYPDEEYIQEYVEEDSKKEMSDDLGSMVTISVTGQGVAPSFATSPAQAYALAKRAAMADAYRLLAEQIKGVKIEGKDTIKNMAIKSSVVNTRVAAMIKNAKVVETTFKDSMCEVEMEVTINKADF; encoded by the coding sequence ATGAAATATATATTAGCGTTTATGATTCTACTAAGTCTCAGTATATCAAGCTATGCAAAAGATGGTTACCCAGATGAAGAGTATATACAAGAGTATGTAGAAGAGGACTCTAAAAAAGAGATGAGCGATGACCTGGGTTCTATGGTTACTATTTCAGTTACAGGACAGGGTGTTGCCCCATCATTTGCAACTTCTCCTGCTCAGGCTTATGCACTTGCCAAGCGTGCTGCTATGGCAGATGCATATAGACTCTTAGCAGAGCAGATTAAGGGTGTTAAGATAGAAGGTAAAGATACTATTAAAAACATGGCTATTAAAAGCTCTGTAGTAAATACTCGCGTTGCCGCTATGATAAAAAACGCTAAAGTTGTTGAGACTACATTTAAAGATAGCATGTGTGAAGTTGAAATGGAAGTTACAATAAATAAGGCTGACTTTTAG
- a CDS encoding cadherin domain-containing protein, with the protein MIKLTSLYILILSVFTGCGNIEQTKSNIDTNGSIETNATVASTVTGRFLDDYVQGLSYLCSSSSDINLTNGSGEFTCLEDDNVTLSLGSYSFSPFMIQNATLTPYTLFTKDVKASLNLARLIQSIDSDNLTTNGIIVLDKTKEALIPNDINFSSPNFEADIEAALSITLVSANSAQTNMNAAIVTAGLSVPAEFSVVPLAKIVTDLNATTNGVVKLDGSSSIASSYLWRLVEPLPLGSTTSIINPTAQNASFLADVNGTYIVELVVNEGDLNSISQRVEIVVSNDMTSALNSAPVISPTLNDVLEVYENTLMVVDVNASDVDGDTLSYFISGSDSGSFYMDVKTGVLRFKVKPNYELKNSYRVTVLVDDGNSVNSQASKDININVKNIVEVPSLANTSLNIDENASIGALAGSVTILDQGDSNISSLTLYGEGGESFKIDSSGNIKTATALDYETKVSYTLFAYATSSTGKSATVSVNIKINNSTDTKPTIVNTALTILEDAKSEALVGSLTISDYGDTSISDISFSSPSSEFTIDTNGTIRVSSSAVLDYETTQEYNLTVRAINSAGSSNGAIITIYINNVIDEVAVLVDSNANIDENAMAGTYVGDINITYMGDSNITSIALSGSGSENFQAAVDGRVSLKSGASLDYEKVNSYELIAVATNMKGKSNSALFKIALNDIPEVAILNDFVGSIKENKITGATIGTMEILYGGDTSITEIKLSGSGNENFIVNATGLMSLNAGSTLDYETTKVYNLKAVATNTAGNSAEVDVTISVEDYAFRPFQIAKLQASDAEKNDNFGTTVAVSGEYVVVGAPYEDADGISNAGSAYVYKKDENGSLGQVQKLQATTPSADDNFGRSVAISENFIVVGAPNEDTTATNAGSVYLYERLSNGTISFISQYQASNASASSNFGSSLAMDGSYFVVGAPKEDTLSENSGTAYLFQISGSVATQRAILRANSPAFKDNFGSSVAIDGDYVVVGAHLSDTIASDDGSVYVFKIASNSTVGTPKKITASDREDSDYFGSAVSVSGSYILVGAPSEDSQGSNAGSAYLYKIQSDESISELEKVQIADIESGDYFGNSVALNGQYFVVGAYKQDSLARESGSAYVYEINSGDSVSQRFKLKANDKEADDMFASSLAFSGDYIAVGALGEDTIASNAGSVYLFDTEAVDRIYLYNSNSVNIYEDEEQKRVLFSVDALSPNGSLFYSLGGDDFDSFERNGTDISNLIKFDYEMPLDVGANNSYSVTVGLSDTLGNSASLSRVVNVNDLYYLELAQQLASDPSLDDRYGESVSISGDIIVVGAPYDDDTATDAGSIYIYRKNSDKSLSFVDKIQAATPENGAYFGTSVSIDGAYIAVGTLKEKAYLFKINSSYVVSPIASPTISDGTLGDMFGAKVALSGNYLTLSAHEQNSSTGSVYVYKIINDTNTSLIGKISASNSASGDKFGSTISIDGSYILVGAAEKNTQSGSAYLFKIQSDTLVTELASIVSSDIALGDRFASSVSISGSYIAIGASHSDATALDSGSAYIFKIASDDSVSELQKLEFASASPNQHFGVSISIDSDHIVVGESSTEESKNVYVYKINSDTNITQVETISAKNSSVSSNYGVSVDIDADNIVVGANKESSTIVDAGAIYLYEKD; encoded by the coding sequence ATGATCAAGCTAACATCACTTTACATATTGATTTTATCAGTTTTTACTGGATGCGGTAATATAGAACAAACCAAATCAAATATAGACACTAACGGTAGCATTGAGACAAACGCTACCGTAGCATCAACCGTTACAGGAAGATTTTTAGATGATTATGTTCAAGGACTTTCTTATCTATGCTCCTCTTCTAGTGACATAAACCTAACAAACGGCTCTGGAGAATTTACTTGCCTAGAAGATGATAATGTAACTCTTTCTTTGGGTTCTTATAGCTTTAGTCCTTTTATGATTCAAAACGCAACTCTAACTCCATATACTCTTTTTACAAAGGATGTTAAGGCCTCTTTAAATCTAGCAAGGCTAATACAGTCCATCGATTCGGATAATCTCACCACAAATGGAATTATTGTTTTAGATAAAACAAAAGAAGCGCTCATACCAAATGATATTAACTTCAGTAGTCCTAATTTTGAAGCAGATATAGAGGCCGCTCTTTCTATAACTCTCGTAAGTGCCAACAGCGCGCAAACTAATATGAACGCAGCAATTGTAACGGCTGGATTAAGCGTGCCTGCAGAGTTTAGCGTAGTGCCCTTAGCAAAAATAGTTACAGACCTTAACGCGACTACAAATGGAGTGGTTAAACTTGATGGAAGTAGCTCTATAGCTTCGAGCTATTTATGGCGTTTGGTAGAGCCCCTACCATTGGGCAGTACGACTTCGATCATAAATCCTACAGCGCAAAACGCAAGTTTTTTAGCAGACGTAAATGGAACATATATAGTTGAACTCGTTGTAAACGAGGGTGATTTAAATAGTATCTCGCAGAGAGTTGAGATAGTTGTTAGCAATGATATGACTTCAGCTCTAAACTCAGCGCCAGTAATAAGCCCAACTCTAAATGACGTTTTGGAAGTGTATGAGAATACTCTGATGGTAGTTGACGTAAATGCTAGTGACGTAGATGGAGATACTCTAAGTTACTTTATCTCAGGTAGCGATAGCGGTAGTTTTTATATGGATGTGAAAACAGGTGTTTTGAGATTTAAAGTAAAACCAAATTATGAGTTAAAAAACTCATACCGCGTCACGGTGCTAGTGGATGATGGAAACAGCGTAAATTCACAAGCAAGCAAAGATATAAATATAAACGTTAAGAACATTGTCGAAGTTCCCTCATTGGCAAATACAAGTTTAAACATTGATGAAAACGCTTCCATTGGAGCTCTTGCTGGAAGTGTGACTATTTTAGATCAAGGTGATTCAAACATAAGCTCACTAACTCTTTATGGAGAAGGCGGTGAAAGTTTTAAGATAGATAGTTCTGGCAACATTAAAACCGCTACCGCTTTAGATTATGAGACAAAAGTTTCTTACACTCTTTTTGCTTATGCGACAAGTAGCACTGGAAAAAGCGCAACGGTAAGCGTAAATATAAAAATAAATAACAGTACCGATACTAAACCAACTATAGTAAACACTGCGCTTACTATTCTTGAAGATGCAAAAAGCGAAGCGCTTGTGGGCTCGTTGACTATTTCAGATTATGGAGATACTAGCATAAGCGACATATCTTTCAGCTCTCCATCGAGTGAATTTACTATAGATACAAATGGGACTATTAGAGTGAGCAGTAGCGCCGTACTAGATTATGAAACTACCCAAGAGTACAACCTGACGGTAAGGGCGATAAATAGCGCGGGAAGTAGTAACGGCGCAATAATTACTATATATATAAATAATGTTATTGACGAAGTTGCAGTCCTTGTAGATTCAAATGCAAACATAGATGAAAATGCAATGGCTGGCACATATGTTGGGGACATAAACATAACATATATGGGTGATAGTAATATTACTTCCATAGCTTTAAGTGGCAGTGGAAGTGAAAACTTTCAAGCTGCGGTGGATGGAAGAGTGAGCTTAAAGTCCGGCGCGTCATTAGACTATGAAAAAGTAAATAGTTATGAGCTTATAGCGGTTGCGACAAATATGAAAGGCAAAAGCAATTCGGCACTATTTAAAATAGCTCTTAATGATATACCAGAAGTTGCTATCTTAAATGATTTTGTAGGCTCAATAAAAGAGAATAAAATTACTGGAGCGACAATTGGAACTATGGAGATACTCTATGGAGGAGATACTTCAATTACGGAGATAAAGTTAAGCGGCAGTGGAAATGAAAATTTTATAGTTAATGCTACTGGTTTGATGAGTTTAAATGCAGGCTCTACTCTCGATTATGAGACTACAAAGGTTTACAACCTAAAAGCAGTTGCGACTAATACGGCGGGAAATAGTGCAGAGGTAGATGTAACTATTTCAGTAGAAGATTATGCTTTTAGACCTTTTCAGATAGCAAAACTCCAAGCAAGCGACGCAGAAAAAAATGACAACTTTGGAACTACTGTCGCAGTGAGTGGCGAGTATGTAGTTGTTGGAGCGCCATACGAAGACGCGGATGGAATAAGTAACGCCGGAAGCGCTTATGTTTACAAAAAAGATGAAAATGGCTCATTAGGGCAAGTACAAAAACTCCAAGCCACAACGCCTTCGGCAGATGATAACTTCGGAAGGTCCGTAGCCATAAGCGAAAACTTTATAGTTGTTGGAGCACCAAATGAAGATACGACAGCAACTAACGCTGGTAGTGTTTATCTCTACGAGAGACTCTCAAATGGCACTATTTCGTTTATATCTCAGTACCAGGCCTCAAATGCTAGTGCGAGTTCAAATTTCGGCTCATCTTTAGCTATGGATGGCAGTTACTTTGTCGTAGGCGCTCCAAAAGAGGACACTTTGAGTGAAAACTCGGGAACGGCTTATCTGTTTCAGATATCTGGCTCGGTAGCGACTCAAAGAGCTATCCTAAGAGCAAATTCCCCAGCCTTTAAGGATAACTTTGGCTCATCCGTAGCTATAGATGGGGATTATGTGGTTGTAGGAGCGCATCTAAGCGACACAATTGCAAGCGATGATGGAAGCGTATATGTTTTTAAAATAGCAAGTAACTCCACCGTAGGAACTCCTAAAAAGATAACAGCATCGGATAGGGAAGATAGTGACTACTTTGGCTCAGCTGTGAGTGTAAGTGGTTCTTACATACTAGTGGGTGCTCCTAGTGAAGACTCACAAGGCTCAAACGCAGGAAGTGCATACCTTTACAAGATACAAAGTGATGAGAGCATTAGTGAGCTTGAAAAAGTACAAATAGCAGACATAGAATCGGGCGATTACTTTGGAAATAGTGTGGCTTTAAATGGTCAATACTTTGTAGTTGGTGCTTATAAACAAGACTCTTTAGCGAGGGAAAGCGGAAGCGCATATGTTTATGAGATAAACAGTGGCGACTCTGTGAGTCAGCGCTTTAAACTAAAAGCAAACGATAAAGAAGCAGATGATATGTTCGCTTCTTCTTTAGCGTTTAGTGGAGATTATATAGCTGTTGGAGCACTTGGAGAAGATACTATTGCCTCTAATGCAGGAAGTGTTTATCTCTTTGATACAGAAGCCGTAGATAGAATCTATCTTTACAATAGCAATAGTGTGAATATTTATGAAGATGAGGAGCAAAAAAGGGTACTCTTTAGTGTAGACGCACTTAGTCCAAATGGTTCTCTTTTTTACTCTCTTGGCGGAGATGACTTTGATAGTTTTGAGAGAAATGGTACAGATATCTCAAATCTAATCAAATTTGATTACGAAATGCCACTTGATGTAGGAGCAAACAATAGTTACTCTGTCACGGTAGGTTTAAGTGATACTCTTGGAAATAGCGCTTCATTAAGTAGAGTTGTAAATGTAAATGATCTCTATTACTTAGAGTTAGCACAACAGTTAGCTTCTGATCCAAGTTTAGATGATAGATATGGCGAATCAGTCTCTATAAGCGGCGATATCATAGTAGTAGGCGCACCTTATGATGACGATACGGCAACGGATGCGGGAAGCATTTACATATATAGAAAAAACAGTGATAAATCTCTCTCTTTTGTTGATAAGATTCAAGCTGCTACTCCAGAAAATGGAGCATACTTTGGAACATCAGTCTCTATAGATGGGGCATACATAGCAGTAGGAACTCTCAAAGAAAAAGCATATCTTTTTAAGATAAATAGCTCTTATGTTGTAAGCCCTATCGCTTCACCAACTATAAGTGATGGAACTTTAGGCGATATGTTCGGAGCTAAAGTGGCTCTATCTGGAAATTATTTAACGCTGAGTGCTCATGAACAAAACTCAAGTACTGGTAGTGTGTATGTTTATAAAATTATAAATGATACAAATACATCTCTCATAGGTAAAATTTCAGCAAGTAATAGTGCTAGCGGTGATAAGTTTGGCTCAACTATCTCTATTGATGGTAGCTATATTCTTGTAGGTGCAGCAGAGAAAAATACGCAAAGCGGAAGCGCATACCTCTTTAAAATTCAAAGTGATACTCTTGTAACAGAGTTAGCGAGTATTGTCTCAAGTGACATAGCACTTGGTGATAGATTCGCTTCAAGTGTGAGCATAAGTGGTAGTTATATTGCAATTGGTGCTAGTCATAGTGATGCAACAGCCTTAGATTCTGGTTCAGCATATATCTTTAAAATAGCAAGCGATGATAGTGTGAGCGAACTCCAAAAGCTTGAGTTTGCATCAGCTTCACCTAATCAGCATTTTGGAGTATCTATATCTATAGATAGTGATCACATAGTCGTAGGCGAGTCTTCAACAGAAGAGAGCAAAAATGTGTATGTTTACAAAATTAATAGTGATACAAACATAACGCAAGTAGAAACGATTAGTGCAAAAAATAGTAGTGTTAGTAGCAATTATGGTGTATCAGTTGATATAGATGCAGATAATATTGTTGTTGGGGCAAATAAAGAGAGCAGTACCATTGTAGATGCTGGGGCAATCTATCTCTATGAAAAAGATTAA
- a CDS encoding flagellar hook capping FlgD N-terminal domain-containing protein translates to MAITATNEYQPIDYTNARAAVDATDKSILSKDDFMKLLLVELQNQDPTEPMDSEKILSQTSQLATLEASDNTTKALEELSKSLGSSQQFSNVAAIGRMADLGSSAISFDDTQGASTFELYFQAPASSGEVEIRDFEDKLVATLEVSEGMNGLEQFTWNGLDSAGNAVENGLYNVTAKYQDADQKELTTKVGAYPIESVRFEDGKTLVKVASSYVPLENIVEVY, encoded by the coding sequence ATGGCAATTACAGCAACAAATGAGTATCAACCAATAGATTATACAAATGCAAGAGCAGCAGTAGATGCAACAGATAAAAGTATATTATCTAAAGATGATTTTATGAAGCTTCTTTTAGTTGAACTACAAAACCAAGACCCTACTGAGCCTATGGATAGCGAAAAGATTTTATCGCAGACTTCTCAACTAGCAACTCTTGAAGCATCAGATAACACGACTAAAGCCTTAGAAGAGTTGTCAAAGTCATTAGGTAGTTCACAACAGTTCTCGAATGTAGCGGCTATTGGTAGAATGGCTGACTTAGGAAGTAGTGCTATCTCTTTTGATGATACCCAAGGTGCGAGTACTTTTGAACTTTACTTTCAAGCACCTGCAAGTTCAGGAGAGGTTGAGATTAGAGACTTTGAAGATAAGTTAGTAGCGACTCTTGAAGTATCTGAGGGAATGAACGGCTTAGAGCAGTTTACATGGAATGGTTTAGACTCAGCAGGCAATGCAGTTGAGAATGGACTCTATAATGTAACAGCGAAATATCAAGATGCAGACCAAAAAGAACTTACAACAAAGGTTGGAGCATATCCAATAGAGTCAGTAAGATTTGAAGATGGAAAAACACTTGTTAAAGTTGCTTCTAGTTATGTTCCTTTAGAGAATATTGTAGAAGTTTACTAA
- a CDS encoding flagellar hook-length control protein FliK, whose translation MISLDVKTKPSSPLSLGVPTLDAKENSLSFSELLKGISLKDDDKAIQAGPVFLAFEDAKESTQATQEKPTLGTLLSLLKGDGTIAEEIKSMPQKSIEASKKDTLDIPLKELKILVGDAKEYLKTKILESSDFKKFEAKELPKTLKGLVSLAEKFGLDLSKITLEEIKQTPSKLATESLVLKDTKAPAITLPKSKLDVTKLDIKDEPIVLKKETPLESFLKEKNKAEAPVKQEAKAEAKVQTPTLQEAPVKQEAKAEVKVQTPTLQEAPVKQEAKAEAKVQTPTLQKAPVKQEAKAEVKVQTPTLQEAPVKQETKAEVKVQIPTPKEAPVKQELKEQIKVQTPIQQATKHELHSQVVAPKLTTQEIVTNRQPKVEEKSAKSRADETLKLLLRGEKSSLSINANITADFSVATAKVIAPSATTELSKNLASLLSSDTSNSESSSKVDGLNIPKADSFEVKLQESKQMIKYLSSDVKSAIEDYKSPFTRIKIQLNPQRLGEIDLTVVQRGKNLHVNLSSNNAAINTLALNVNDLRTQLNNSGINNASLNFNNNSQSSESGFSGSQQQSSGQQSQARDEYRSFQKLDEEETSQEILSSLEIVVPRYI comes from the coding sequence ATGATTTCATTAGATGTAAAAACAAAACCTTCCTCCCCTTTATCATTGGGTGTACCCACTCTAGATGCTAAAGAAAATTCCCTCTCCTTTTCAGAACTTTTAAAAGGTATCTCTTTAAAAGATGATGATAAAGCTATTCAGGCTGGTCCTGTCTTCCTAGCTTTTGAAGATGCTAAAGAGTCAACTCAAGCCACTCAAGAAAAGCCTACTCTTGGGACTCTTTTATCTTTACTTAAAGGTGATGGCACTATAGCAGAAGAGATAAAATCAATGCCACAAAAGAGTATAGAAGCTTCAAAGAAAGATACTCTTGACATCCCTTTAAAAGAGTTAAAAATCCTTGTGGGTGATGCTAAAGAGTACTTAAAAACTAAAATACTAGAGAGTTCTGATTTTAAAAAGTTTGAGGCTAAAGAGTTGCCAAAGACACTTAAAGGGCTTGTGAGCTTAGCTGAAAAGTTTGGATTGGATCTTAGTAAAATAACTCTTGAAGAAATTAAACAGACTCCAAGTAAACTAGCAACAGAGTCTTTAGTTTTAAAAGATACTAAGGCACCAGCTATAACTCTTCCAAAAAGTAAGCTAGATGTCACAAAACTAGATATCAAAGATGAACCTATAGTTTTAAAAAAAGAAACACCATTAGAGAGTTTTTTAAAAGAGAAAAATAAAGCAGAAGCTCCAGTAAAACAAGAAGCTAAGGCAGAAGCAAAAGTGCAAACGCCAACTCTGCAAGAAGCTCCAGTAAAACAAGAGGCTAAAGCAGAAGTAAAAGTTCAAACACCAACTCTGCAAGAAGCTCCAGTAAAACAAGAAGCTAAGGCAGAAGCAAAAGTGCAAACGCCAACTCTGCAAAAAGCTCCAGTAAAACAAGAGGCTAAAGCAGAAGTAAAAGTTCAAACACCAACTCTACAAGAAGCTCCAGTAAAACAAGAAACTAAGGCAGAAGTAAAAGTTCAAATACCAACTCCAAAAGAAGCTCCAGTAAAACAAGAACTTAAAGAGCAAATAAAAGTTCAAACACCAATCCAGCAAGCGACAAAACATGAATTACATTCACAAGTCGTAGCTCCGAAGCTTACAACACAAGAGATAGTTACAAATAGACAGCCTAAAGTAGAAGAAAAATCAGCTAAGAGTAGAGCAGATGAAACGCTTAAACTGCTCCTTCGAGGAGAGAAGTCTTCCCTAAGCATAAATGCGAATATCACAGCAGACTTCTCAGTAGCTACAGCGAAGGTGATCGCACCAAGTGCTACAACAGAATTAAGTAAAAATCTTGCTTCACTTTTAAGTTCAGACACATCAAATAGTGAGAGTAGCTCTAAGGTTGATGGATTAAACATTCCAAAGGCAGATAGCTTTGAAGTAAAACTACAAGAATCAAAACAGATGATTAAATACCTTTCATCTGATGTTAAGAGTGCTATAGAAGATTATAAGTCACCATTTACAAGAATAAAAATTCAACTAAACCCGCAAAGATTAGGGGAAATTGATTTAACCGTAGTGCAACGTGGAAAAAACCTACATGTAAACCTTAGCTCAAACAATGCAGCAATTAACACACTCGCACTTAATGTAAATGATCTGCGTACTCAATTAAATAATAGTGGAATAAATAATGCTTCATTAAACTTTAATAACAACTCACAAAGCTCTGAATCAGGTTTCTCTGGATCTCAACAGCAAAGTTCTGGCCAACAAAGCCAAGCTCGAGATGAATATAGAAGTTTTCAAAAACTTGATGAGGAAGAGACTAGCCAAGAGATATTAAGCTCTTTAGAGATAGTCGTTCCTCGCTACATATAA
- a CDS encoding flagellar hook-basal body complex protein: protein MMTQAFYTGLSGLRNMSTGIDIVSDNMSNNSTVGYRGYGVEFSNLFEEAVNQVATSSSVDSSIGVGVKVNATPMLEKNGELLLSDRSTDLAIDGDGWFGIEGGADTIYTRAGSFTFDANNDLVTEDGFHVLGTMANNIQDNTLTEVINTMSLGNVATQEGLRFPKTLSYPPQPTLNSSFYGNIGISDEFPSTISATVIDAQNNRNELKLTFTKAVDQNQLGTRWDVQAVTQRLDGLVTYDTQNGTVEFDSSGALVSSSLTSIDNNGTAVNMDLGSEFSGVVSSNVPQTTGSSSSDGLIGGDLLGYSININSEVIATFSNGEQSSVGKIAVYHFQNDQGLERISGSRFQESSNSGVALFSTDGNGNNILGATVHNFKLESSNYNNTAGLTELIILQRSYDANSKSITTADQMMQKALDMDA, encoded by the coding sequence ATGATGACTCAAGCATTTTATACAGGACTAAGTGGCCTTAGAAATATGTCCACTGGTATAGATATTGTCTCCGACAACATGTCTAACAACAGTACAGTTGGATACCGTGGTTATGGAGTAGAGTTTTCTAACCTTTTTGAAGAGGCCGTAAATCAGGTTGCAACTTCAAGTAGTGTAGATAGTTCTATCGGTGTTGGAGTTAAAGTAAACGCAACTCCAATGTTAGAAAAAAATGGAGAACTACTCTTATCAGATAGAAGTACTGACCTTGCAATAGATGGGGATGGCTGGTTTGGTATAGAAGGTGGAGCAGATACCATTTATACAAGAGCAGGTAGTTTTACTTTTGATGCAAATAATGATCTTGTAACAGAAGATGGCTTTCATGTACTTGGAACGATGGCTAATAATATACAAGACAATACTTTAACAGAAGTTATTAATACTATGTCCCTTGGAAATGTGGCAACACAAGAGGGTCTACGGTTTCCTAAAACACTTTCATACCCTCCCCAGCCAACATTAAATAGTTCATTTTATGGCAATATAGGTATTTCAGATGAGTTTCCTAGTACTATTAGTGCTACTGTAATTGATGCTCAAAATAATAGAAATGAGTTAAAACTTACTTTCACTAAAGCAGTTGATCAAAATCAACTAGGTACAAGATGGGATGTTCAAGCCGTTACTCAAAGGCTAGATGGTTTAGTCACTTATGATACACAAAATGGTACAGTTGAGTTTGACTCCTCTGGAGCTCTTGTCTCTTCTAGCTTAACCTCAATTGATAATAATGGAACAGCTGTAAATATGGACTTAGGTAGTGAGTTTAGTGGTGTAGTATCGAGTAATGTGCCACAAACAACTGGTTCAAGTTCATCTGATGGACTCATAGGCGGCGATTTATTAGGCTACTCTATAAATATAAACTCTGAAGTTATTGCTACATTCTCTAATGGAGAGCAGAGTAGCGTTGGAAAGATTGCAGTTTATCATTTTCAAAATGACCAGGGATTAGAGCGAATTAGTGGAAGTAGATTTCAGGAGAGCTCAAACAGTGGAGTTGCACTATTTTCAACTGATGGAAATGGAAACAATATATTGGGTGCAACAGTACATAACTTTAAACTTGAAAGCTCAAACTATAATAATACAGCAGGCTTAACTGAACTTATTATACTTCAAAGATCGTATGATGCAAACTCTAAATCGATAACTACAGCTGATCAAATGATGCAAAAAGCCCTTGACATGGATGCCTAA